A window of Pirellula sp. SH-Sr6A contains these coding sequences:
- a CDS encoding HAD family hydrolase, protein MRFDAVIFDLDGTLLDSLLDLAETVNEVLRLLDRPPYRVDEYRFMVGDGVSVLFQRALPETAHDLVLKERALHLFDSVYSTRWNNHSKPYDGIPSTLEILENVGMRLCILSNKPDAFTKKCAAQFFPSTKFDMVVGHSERFPRKPDPSSARWIASQLGIRSERMAYVGDTNTDMKTAVEAGFHAIGVTWGFRPESELREWGADSIANTPGELTKVLTG, encoded by the coding sequence ATGCGTTTCGACGCAGTAATTTTCGATTTGGATGGAACGTTGCTCGATTCGCTGCTGGATTTGGCGGAAACCGTTAACGAGGTTCTGCGATTGCTCGACCGTCCGCCCTACAGGGTTGACGAATATCGCTTCATGGTTGGAGATGGCGTCTCGGTGCTGTTTCAACGAGCACTACCCGAGACGGCGCACGATCTGGTTCTGAAAGAACGAGCGCTCCATCTCTTCGACAGCGTTTACTCTACGAGATGGAATAACCATTCCAAACCGTACGATGGTATCCCCTCGACGCTTGAAATTCTGGAAAACGTGGGCATGCGACTGTGCATTCTCTCCAACAAGCCGGATGCGTTTACGAAAAAGTGCGCTGCGCAATTCTTTCCATCGACAAAGTTTGACATGGTGGTAGGGCATTCCGAACGTTTTCCACGCAAGCCGGACCCGAGCAGTGCGCGCTGGATCGCATCGCAGTTGGGAATCCGTTCGGAAAGAATGGCTTATGTCGGTGATACAAACACCGACATGAAAACTGCGGTGGAGGCGGGGTTCCATGCGATTGGAGTAACCTGGGGGTTTCGCCCCGAGAGTGAATTGCGTGAATGGGGCGCAGACAGCATTGCCAACACCCCCGGGGAGCTTACAAAAGTTCTGACGGGATAG
- a CDS encoding CpaF family protein produces MSPSRSPDQTKQDDFENIKRRIHQRLVDKLDLSRVGDLKGESFRREIRIVVEHLCDSENTHLNRSERDRLIEEVLDETLGLGPLEFLLKDPAISDILINGPKNIFVERKGQLEKTAVEFRDNAHLMQIIDRIVSKVGRRVDETCPMVDARLEDGSRVNAIIPPLALDGAAVSIRRFGSNPLKLEGLLNYKAFTPEMVMLLEGCIKARLNIIISGGTGSGKTTLLNTLSSFIPNDQRIVTIEDAAELQLQQEHVVRLETRPANIEGTGAITATDLVRNALRMRPERIIIGECRGGETLDMLQAMNTGHDGSMTTIHSNSPRDAIARLETLVMMAGFELPVKAIRQQIAGAVDVIIQANRLQGGPRRVLNITEVQGMEQDTVVLQDIYRFVQDGIDENGRAAGYFEATGVRPSFMPRLEAAGIRLPASAFRQRIMMRA; encoded by the coding sequence ATGAGTCCAAGCCGCTCCCCCGATCAAACGAAGCAAGATGACTTTGAAAACATCAAGCGACGCATCCACCAGCGGTTGGTTGATAAGCTCGATCTTTCGCGCGTCGGTGACTTGAAGGGGGAGTCGTTTCGTCGCGAAATTCGCATCGTCGTCGAGCATCTCTGCGACAGTGAAAACACTCACCTGAATCGGTCTGAACGGGACCGGTTGATCGAAGAAGTACTCGACGAGACGCTGGGTCTCGGGCCTCTCGAGTTTCTACTCAAGGATCCCGCGATCAGCGATATTTTGATCAATGGTCCCAAGAACATCTTCGTGGAACGGAAGGGACAACTCGAAAAGACGGCCGTCGAGTTTCGCGACAACGCCCACTTGATGCAGATCATCGATCGCATCGTGTCAAAGGTCGGGCGACGTGTCGACGAAACATGCCCCATGGTCGATGCGCGACTGGAAGACGGATCACGGGTCAACGCGATTATTCCTCCACTAGCCTTGGACGGGGCCGCCGTTTCCATTCGTCGCTTTGGATCCAACCCGTTGAAGCTCGAGGGGCTGCTCAATTACAAAGCGTTCACTCCCGAGATGGTTATGCTTTTGGAAGGGTGCATCAAGGCCCGTCTGAACATCATCATCAGCGGTGGTACGGGTTCAGGTAAAACAACCCTCCTCAACACACTCAGCAGCTTCATTCCAAACGACCAACGGATTGTGACGATCGAGGATGCGGCGGAGCTTCAGCTCCAACAGGAGCACGTGGTTCGGTTGGAAACAAGGCCTGCGAACATCGAAGGAACGGGAGCGATAACCGCGACCGATCTCGTTCGGAACGCGCTGCGGATGCGACCGGAACGCATCATCATCGGCGAGTGTCGCGGTGGTGAGACGCTGGACATGCTGCAAGCCATGAATACCGGTCACGATGGCTCGATGACGACGATTCACTCGAACTCCCCGCGCGACGCGATCGCTCGTTTGGAAACGCTTGTCATGATGGCGGGGTTTGAATTGCCCGTGAAAGCCATCCGTCAACAGATCGCCGGTGCAGTCGATGTCATCATCCAGGCAAACCGGTTGCAGGGGGGTCCGAGAAGAGTTCTCAATATCACCGAGGTTCAAGGGATGGAGCAGGACACAGTGGTTCTTCAAGACATCTATCGATTTGTTCAGGACGGCATCGACGAGAACGGAAGGGCTGCTGGTTACTTCGAAGCGACAGGAGTACGACCTTCGTTCATGCCACGATTAGAGGCTGCAGGAATTCGTTTACCTGCGAGCGCATTCCGTCAACGCATCATGATGCGAGCGTAA
- the rpsR gene encoding 30S ribosomal protein S18 has product MSDFQGSFGRRPPNGKRVPRKRARMKVKVKKKDPLLVDGKRPRPMYVDYKDVELLSKLVNRHGRIVSRRKSGCSATSQHAVSQAIKRARFMALMPYVGE; this is encoded by the coding sequence ATGTCTGACTTTCAAGGATCCTTTGGCCGTCGTCCCCCCAATGGTAAGCGAGTTCCTCGCAAACGCGCGAGGATGAAGGTGAAGGTCAAGAAAAAGGATCCGTTGCTCGTAGATGGCAAGCGTCCTCGTCCAATGTACGTTGACTACAAGGATGTGGAGCTGCTGTCCAAGTTGGTCAATCGACACGGGCGTATCGTTTCCCGCCGCAAATCCGGTTGCTCTGCAACCAGCCAACACGCGGTGAGCCAAGCGATCAAGCGAGCTCGATTCATGGCTTTGATGCCCTACGTAGGCGAGTAG
- a CDS encoding acyl-CoA thioesterase has translation MGPFRWERRVEFCETDAAGIAHFSSLFQYMEQAEHALLRSVGASVFSHDEHSVTWPRVHVQADFLGPATFEDTVSIEVRILKIGSSSIRYGFALHGPRGPVAKGESVSVCCRRVRDPNGMVTLEKVSVPASLHSALTPYLA, from the coding sequence ATGGGCCCTTTCCGATGGGAACGGCGGGTTGAGTTTTGCGAAACGGACGCCGCTGGTATCGCTCATTTTTCTTCCTTATTTCAATATATGGAGCAGGCCGAACATGCCTTGCTCCGCTCGGTTGGGGCAAGCGTCTTTTCCCACGATGAGCATTCTGTCACGTGGCCTCGCGTTCACGTTCAAGCGGATTTTTTGGGACCCGCCACCTTCGAAGACACGGTTTCCATCGAAGTACGGATTCTGAAAATCGGCTCCTCCAGCATTCGTTACGGATTTGCATTGCATGGACCGCGTGGCCCCGTGGCAAAAGGGGAGTCGGTTTCGGTATGCTGTAGGAGAGTGAGGGATCCGAATGGAATGGTTACACTGGAAAAGGTATCCGTGCCAGCCTCTCTGCACTCCGCATTGACCCCCTATTTAGCCTGA